In Kitasatospora sp. NA04385, a single genomic region encodes these proteins:
- a CDS encoding MFS transporter, which translates to MRALWRQTRSFGPTARLLMANQFAINLAFYMLMPYLAAHLADDLGLAAWTVGLVLGVRNLSQQGMFLVGGTLADRFGPRGPIIAGCLLRTAGFALLGRVDSLPALLAASAATGFAGALFNPAVRAYLAAEAGERRIDAFAVFNVYYQAGMLLGPLVGLALLAVDFAAVCTVAATVFAALTVLQWRALPPHRGPREQRGEGVLAQWRTVVANRPFLLFSGAMIGSYVLTFQVYLALPLAAGLALDGGGGSGSAVTTGLFTVSAAVAVAGQLRLTGWVGRVWTPSAALVRGLAAMGAAFLPLAAFPWAGPGLRLAALGVAVAVLAAAGAVVYPFEMDTVVVLSGGRLVATHYGLYNTVSGLGITLGNLGVGALWDHGVRHHALYLPWLVLAATGLACAAAVHRLSRAGLLRPAARQPVPVPA; encoded by the coding sequence GTGAGGGCGCTGTGGCGGCAGACCCGCTCCTTCGGCCCCACCGCCCGGCTGCTGATGGCCAACCAGTTCGCCATCAACCTGGCGTTCTACATGCTGATGCCGTACCTGGCCGCCCACCTCGCCGACGACCTCGGGCTGGCCGCCTGGACGGTCGGCCTGGTGCTGGGCGTGCGCAACCTCTCCCAGCAGGGCATGTTCCTGGTCGGCGGGACGCTCGCCGACCGCTTCGGGCCGCGCGGCCCGATCATCGCCGGGTGCCTGCTGCGCACCGCCGGGTTCGCGCTGCTCGGCCGGGTCGACTCGCTGCCCGCGCTGCTCGCCGCGTCCGCCGCCACCGGTTTCGCGGGCGCCCTGTTCAACCCGGCGGTGCGGGCGTACCTGGCCGCCGAGGCGGGTGAGCGCCGGATCGACGCGTTCGCCGTGTTCAACGTGTACTACCAGGCGGGCATGCTGCTCGGCCCGCTGGTCGGACTCGCCCTGCTGGCCGTCGACTTCGCGGCGGTGTGCACGGTGGCCGCGACGGTCTTCGCGGCGCTGACCGTGCTCCAGTGGCGGGCCCTGCCGCCGCACCGGGGGCCGCGGGAGCAGCGGGGCGAGGGCGTGCTCGCGCAGTGGCGCACGGTGGTCGCGAACCGGCCGTTCCTGCTGTTCTCGGGGGCGATGATCGGCTCGTACGTGCTGACCTTCCAGGTCTACCTGGCGCTCCCGCTGGCCGCCGGGCTCGCCCTCGACGGCGGTGGCGGGAGCGGGAGCGCGGTCACCACGGGCCTGTTCACCGTCTCGGCGGCCGTCGCGGTGGCCGGGCAGCTGCGGCTGACCGGCTGGGTGGGACGGGTCTGGACGCCGTCCGCCGCGCTGGTGCGCGGGCTGGCCGCGATGGGGGCCGCCTTCCTGCCGCTGGCGGCGTTCCCGTGGGCGGGGCCGGGGCTGCGGCTGGCGGCGCTGGGCGTGGCGGTGGCGGTGCTGGCGGCGGCGGGCGCGGTGGTCTACCCGTTCGAGATGGACACCGTGGTGGTGCTCTCCGGCGGCCGCCTGGTCGCCACCCACTACGGCCTGTACAACACGGTCTCCGGGCTCGGCATCACGCTCGGCAACCTGGGCGTCGGCGCGCTGTGGGACCACGGGGTCCGCCACCACGCCCTGTACCTGCCGTGGCTGGTCCTGGCCGCCACCGGGCTGGCCTGCGCGGCGGCCGTCCACCGCCTCTCCCGGGCCGGGCTGCTCCGCCCGGCGGCGCGGCAGCCGGTCCCGGTACCGGCCTGA